The genome window TTTGGGAGGATTGGCGCAATGATTATGGCGATATTTATGCCCAAATCTTTGATGAAAATGGTAATAAAATTGGTGATAATTTCCGAGTTAATGACGACCCAGTGGGATTTGCTTGGCAATATTCCGCAGATGTAAGAGTAAAAAGTAATGGTGAGTTTATTATTGTTTGGGAAGATGGCCGAAATGGTAATTGGGATATTTACTGCCAGATTTTCGACTCTTCAGGAAGACGAAGAGGTAATAATTTCAAAATTAACGATGATAATACTTCAACTTGGCAATTTTCTCCAAGAATTTGTGTTAACAAAAATAACTACTGGTTAGTGGTTTGGGAAGATGAACGAAACGGCAATTGGGACATTTACGCTCAAATTTTTGATTCCCTAAACAGAAGAATAGGTAATAACTTCATTATTAATGATGACAATACTTCCGCTAACCAAAATTCACCAAGTTGTGCCGCTGATACCTTTGGCAATTTTATCATTACCTTTGCTTGTAATCGGAACGGTAATTCTGATATTTACAAACAAAGAATTACTCAAGAAGGAATAAAAATTGGTAATAATGAATTGGTAAACGATGATCTTTCTAATGCTTACCAAACTTCTCCTTGGGTTATCTCGCTGGCTAATAACTATCATTTAATTTTGTGGCAGGATCAAAGAGAAGGAAATGATGATATCTACGCCCAATTTTATGATGGCAATAATATAAAAGTTGGCAATAATTTTAGAATTAATAGTGATAATGCCTCTTCCCATCAAAGATGTCCATTTATTTCGGCAAATCAAGAAGTCTTTGGAATCTGTTGGGAAGACGAACGGGAAGAAGATTGTCATATTTATGCCACCTTTTTTGACACATTAGGAAATTTTCTAACAACCAATAAAAAGATTAGTGAGATTGGTTATAACTTTTTTCCTTCTTTAGCAATCAATTCTTATGGTAAATCTCTTATTTCTTGGGTAACTATTCGCGAAGGAAATACTGATGTTTACGGCCAATTTCTTACCTCTTATGGAAATTTAATCGGTAATAATTTTAAGATCAACGACGATACTAATAACAACTTTCAAGATTGGCCGGTGGCTACCAGTTTTCCAACCGGAAAGTTTTTAGTAATCTGGACTGATTATCGCGAAGGAAGGGCAACAATCTATGGACAATTTTTTGATTCCTTGGGTAAGAGAATTGGGAATAATTTTAAAATAAGTGATAATAACCAAGGAAATGCTTTATACGGATTTGTCACTGCAGCAGATACAATTCCGATATTTACTTGGATGGATAATCGGTTAGGAGATTATGATATCTATTTAAAAATCGGTAATAACCCAAGTATTTTAGTGAATGATGTAACTAACAACTTTCAAGGTTATCCAACCTGCGCTTTAAAAGACTCAATAATTGTTGTTAGTTGGGAGGATGAGAGAAATAACAATACTGATATTTATTGCCAAATTTTTAAAATAAATGGTGAACGAATTGGTAGAAATATCTTAGTAAATGATGATAATACGGAATATGACCAATATTCACCTTCAATTGCCTTTACCAATGATGGTGAGTTTATCATCACCTTTTGCGATTTTAGAAAGGGATATGGGGATGTTGACGTCTATGCCCAAAGATTTGATTATTATGGTAATAAAATCAGCAATAACCGATTAGTTCATGAGCCCGATTTGTTTTTTGGAAATAATCAATGGACTTTATCCCAAAGTATCTCAGCAATAAATGGTAATCTCGCTTTCTGTTGGGTTGACAATCGAAGACATAAAGGTTGGGATATTTATTGTAAAATTGTGAAAAAAAATTATTTGCCCTTAGAAGAAAATCAGAAGATGAAGATTATTTCTAAATTAGATTGGCAAGAAAAGAAATTTTTCTCAATAATCGGAAGGTTTCATAAAAAAAATTTAAAAACCGGTATCTATTTTGTCAGAAAAAATAGAGAGTTTAAAAAGATTGTTTATTTAAAAGGAGCAAAAGAATGATTTTGCTTTTAGTTTCTTATCTTTTTAGTTTAAATTACCGATTTTATGCCTTATCTTCGTTGGTTGTTCCGGGTAGTGGTGAATTACTTTTGCGAGAGAAAAAAGGCGAATATCTTATCTATGGTGATATTATCTTTCTCTCTTTTTATCAGACTTTTAATTTCTTAGCAAAAAAAGAGAACGAAAAGGCAAAAATTTTTGCCTGTGAGTATGCGAAGGCAAATTTTTTCCAAACGGAAAAATATTTTAATCTTTTGGAAATCTATTCTTCTAATGAAGAATATAACGAGGATGTTTTAAGGGATGCCAGAAATTTATATCCCGATGACCCAGAAAAGCAGAAAGAATATTTAAGAAAAAGAGGTTATTTTGACAACGACGCTTGGCATTGGGAAAATGATTCTTTAAGGCTTACTTACTTTAGAAAAAGAAAAGAAGCAAGGAATAAAAGATTGGTTTCTTCTTTTTTCCTTTCCGGTTCGATTCTTTTAAGGATTGGCTCCTTTTTTAACTGCTTATTCCTTAGCAAAAATAAAAATCTTTCCTTGGAAATTCTTCCCGAAGGTTTCAAATTAAGTTATAATTTTTAATATGGAAACGATCAAAACCGATATTTTAGTGATTGGTAGTGGCATTGCTGGTCTATGGTATGCCTATAAAATTGCTGATTTTGGTAATGTGTTACTAATTACTAAAAAAGAGAGCAGCGAAAGTAATACCAATTATGCCCAAGGTGGAATTGCTGCTGCTGTCGGCGAGGACGATTCACCAATTATCCATTATGAAGATACTTTAAGAGCCGGTGAAGGACTCGCCAAAGAAAATATTGTTAAGATTGTTTGTGAAGAAGGACCAAGATTGGTTTATGAGTTGTACAATTTGGGCGTAGAATTTTTAACCTATTATAACTCTGCTGGTAATTTAAGATTTGAATTGGGAAAAGAAGGAGGGCACTCCCGAAGAAGGATTGTCCACGCAAAAGATTATACCGGTTACGCAATCGAAAAGGCACTTATCAAAAAAGTAAAAGAAAAAAATGTAAAGATAATTGAAAACTGTTTTCTTGTTGATTTATTAGTAACCGAAGATACCTGTTTTGGTGCCTATACTTTTAGCCAACAAGACGGAAAATTTATAAAGATTTTATCTTATCTTACCTTATTGGCAACTGGTGGATTAGGACAGGTTTATCTTCATACAACCAATCCACCGATTGCTACTGGTGATGGAATTGCTCTTGCCTTTGAAAGGGGAGCAAAAGTCGCTAATATGGAATTTATCCAGTTTCATCCCACTTCTCTTTATGGAAGGAAAATCAATGGTCGTTCTTTTTTGATTTCCGAAGCAGTGAGAGGTGAAGGAGGAATTTTGAAAACGTTGGATGGCAAAACCTTTATGGAAAAGTATCATCCGTTAGCCTGTTTGGCTCCGCGAGATGTTGTGGCTCGGGCGATTGATAACGAATTGAAAAAGAGAAAGGAAGATTATGTTTTATTAGATTTAACTCATCTAAATCCGGAAAAGATAAAATCCCGTTTTCCCAATATCTATGAAACCTGTTTAAAATTTGGAATTGATATAACAAGAGAACCAATTCCAGTGGTGCCAGCTGCCCATTATATTTGTGGCGGAATTCTGATTAATGAGTATGGTGAGACAACAATAAGGAATTTATTATCAGCCGGTGAAGCAGCCTGCTCGGGAATGCACGGCGCTAATCGGCTTGCCTCTAACTCTTTATTAGAATCTTTAGTCTTTGCCGAAAGAGCCTACTTAAAATCAAAGGAATTGTTAAAAGAGAAAAAGGAATTAAAAGATTTTTCAATAAAAATTGATAAAATTTATGAAGATAAAAAAACTAATGAGTTGATTAGTAAGTTGAAAAAGTTAATGTGGGATAAGGTGGGTATTGTCCGAAATGATAAAGATCTATCTTCGGCGGTAACGGAACTATATCAACTGAAAGAAGAGATTGATAAGATATTAGAAAAGGGAATCAGTGTCTCCTCTTTGGAAGCCAAAAATATGATTATCTGCGGCCTATTGATCGCCTATTCCGCAAGTTTAAGAAAGGAATCGCGAGGACTTCATTATAATATTGACCATCCCGAAAAAGATGACCGCTATTTCAAAAGGGACACAATTTTGACCAAAGATGATATCTTTAAATAATCTGATTGAGAACTTCCATTATTATCTTTTATTAGAAAGAAAGTTAAGTAAAGTTTCCACAGAATTTTATTTAAGCGATACCAAGGAATTTTTAAACTGGTTAAAAAAGGATTTAACCGAAGTCTCCGAAGAGGAGATAAAAAGATTTATCCACCATCTTAAAGAGAAAAACCGGAATTCTTCAACAATTGCTCGGAAAATTTCTTCCCTACGGTCTTTCTTTTATTTCTTAAATAAAGAAGGAATAATCACTAAAAATCCCATAGAAGAAATTGAAACTCCAAAATTGAAAAGAAAATTGCCCACCGTCCTAACCATTGCGGAAATCGAAAAATTGTTTAACACTTTGGAAAATAAAAAGGATTTAGAAGGTATTCGCGCAAAGGCAATGTTCGAATTACTTTATGCTACCGGTATCCGGGTTTCGGAACTTTTAAATTTGAAGATAAATGATTTGAATTTAGAAGAAGGATTTATCAAGGTATTGGGAAAAAGAAATAAAGAAAGGATTGTTCCAATGGGCGAACCGGCAATCTGGGCAATAAAAGAATACCTCAATTTGGTACGTCCCTTACTTTTAAAGAAAAATCAAAAAGAAATGGGTAACCCCTATCTCTTCCTCAACCACCGAGGTAAGAAATTTTCTCGTATGGGTTTTTGGAAAATCTTAAAAAAGTATGTAAAATTAGCCGGCATTGAGAAAAGAATAACTCCCCATACCTTTCGCCATACCTTCGCTACCCATCTCTTAGAAGGTGGTGCCAACTTAAGAATTGTCCAAGAGTTATTAGGTCATTCGAGTATCTCAACCACTCAAATTTATACTAAAATAAATAAAGAGTATTTAAGACAGATTTATGATGCCTTCCATCCCCGAAGATAAAAAAGAAATGATCTGCCCTTATTTTAATAAATGTGGTGGTTGCGATTTTCAAGACCTCTCTTATGAAGAACAGTTAAAAAGAAAAATCGATTTGGTTAAAAAATATTTAAATACCGAAATCAACGAAGTATTCCCTTCCCAACCCTTTAATTATCGCAACCGAATGGATTTTGCCTTTTTTAAGAATGGTATCGGTTTAAGAGAAAAAGGGAAATGGTATAAATTTGTTGACATTGAATATTGTCTCATTGCCAAAGAGAAAATAAACACTCTTCTAAAAGAAGTGAGAGAGTTTTTTCACGATGTTGATAGTTTTGATATCAAAAAACATATCGGCACCTTTCGTTATGCGGTAATTCGCAGCGTCTTGACTTCCACCATTTCCATTATCCTTAACCAAAAAAGCGAAAAGAAAGAAGAAGCGGTAAACCTAATTAAAAACTTTGCTTTCGTTACTTCGGCTGATAATCTTTTAGTCTGCGAAATACCACCCAATACTGATGTGAGTGTTTCCGAACATTATTATGTGATTAAAGGCACT of candidate division WOR-3 bacterium contains these proteins:
- the nadB gene encoding L-aspartate oxidase, whose amino-acid sequence is METIKTDILVIGSGIAGLWYAYKIADFGNVLLITKKESSESNTNYAQGGIAAAVGEDDSPIIHYEDTLRAGEGLAKENIVKIVCEEGPRLVYELYNLGVEFLTYYNSAGNLRFELGKEGGHSRRRIVHAKDYTGYAIEKALIKKVKEKNVKIIENCFLVDLLVTEDTCFGAYTFSQQDGKFIKILSYLTLLATGGLGQVYLHTTNPPIATGDGIALAFERGAKVANMEFIQFHPTSLYGRKINGRSFLISEAVRGEGGILKTLDGKTFMEKYHPLACLAPRDVVARAIDNELKKRKEDYVLLDLTHLNPEKIKSRFPNIYETCLKFGIDITREPIPVVPAAHYICGGILINEYGETTIRNLLSAGEAACSGMHGANRLASNSLLESLVFAERAYLKSKELLKEKKELKDFSIKIDKIYEDKKTNELISKLKKLMWDKVGIVRNDKDLSSAVTELYQLKEEIDKILEKGISVSSLEAKNMIICGLLIAYSASLRKESRGLHYNIDHPEKDDRYFKRDTILTKDDIFK
- the rlmD gene encoding 23S rRNA (uracil(1939)-C(5))-methyltransferase RlmD, producing the protein MMPSIPEDKKEMICPYFNKCGGCDFQDLSYEEQLKRKIDLVKKYLNTEINEVFPSQPFNYRNRMDFAFFKNGIGLREKGKWYKFVDIEYCLIAKEKINTLLKEVREFFHDVDSFDIKKHIGTFRYAVIRSVLTSTISIILNQKSEKKEEAVNLIKNFAFVTSADNLLVCEIPPNTDVSVSEHYYVIKGTDLLYTKVKEKEFYFHSQGFFQVNDELTEKLHHYVSKILENYPTNDGYLLDFYGGVGVFGIINNEKFKQVTVLDNHSLSINLVKRNCELNQIKNVLPLLLEDKNLKDIRFPKPLFVIADPPRAGIHPKALKYLNKIKPELIIYISCNPLQLARDLKELTNYQIKSLALFDFFPQTKNIELVCELLPI
- the xerD gene encoding site-specific tyrosine recombinase XerD; its protein translation is MISLNNLIENFHYYLLLERKLSKVSTEFYLSDTKEFLNWLKKDLTEVSEEEIKRFIHHLKEKNRNSSTIARKISSLRSFFYFLNKEGIITKNPIEEIETPKLKRKLPTVLTIAEIEKLFNTLENKKDLEGIRAKAMFELLYATGIRVSELLNLKINDLNLEEGFIKVLGKRNKERIVPMGEPAIWAIKEYLNLVRPLLLKKNQKEMGNPYLFLNHRGKKFSRMGFWKILKKYVKLAGIEKRITPHTFRHTFATHLLEGGANLRIVQELLGHSSISTTQIYTKINKEYLRQIYDAFHPRR